TGTTGGCAAACTCCTGGTTCCTGCCATTTCGCAGATTACTTGCCGGACACGTCCGGCAGCACCGCGAGTTGGACCTTCGATTCGATCGGCGTCACGCCATCGAGATCGTAGCCCAGAATCAGCGACACTTCGTAAATCCCGCATTCCTTGATCGGGTCGGTCAGGCGAACCATTTCGGTTTCGACCAACAGGTTGCGGGCCTTGAGAGCCTTGGCGATGTCCGCGCTGGTGACCGAGCCATACAGGTGCTCGCCGTCCACGGCCTTTTCGGAAATCGTGATCGAATTCTTCTTGATCTGTTCGGCCAACGCCTTCAGATCGGCGATTCGAGCTTCGCGATCCTTGCGGATCTTGATCTTGTATTGTTCCAACAGACGAATGTTATGTTCGCTGGGAACCACTGCCAAGCTGTTGGGCAGCAAAAAGTTGCGACCGTATCCCGGCTTGACTTCGACCAAATCGCCCTGGCGGCCCAGGTGCATGACATCTTCGATCAACACCAGTTGCATGCCACCATGCGTGCCTTTTCGCACCTGGTTGCGCTTCTTGACCTTCGCCATGGCGTCCTCACCCGTCGTCAAATGCAATCACTTAAAACGGAATATCGTCGTCATTCCCACGATTGGCATCATCATCCGCAAAGGTTGGCGTGGGTCGGGAATTGCCCCCCGAGCTACGCGGCCCCGACGAACGACCTCCACCCGATCGAGCGGGAGGTGCTGCGGGCGCTCCGAATTCGGTATCGCCCCCGGAGGCACCACCCATTCCACCATCCCGGCGAGGCTCCAAGAAAATCACGCTGTCGGCGACAATCTTGTGCTTGCTTCGCTTCTCGCCGGTATTGCGGTCATCCCACTTGTCCAGGATCAGCTTGCCTTCGAAGCAAACTTGCGACCCTTTGACTAACCGCTCCTCGATCAGGTCCACCGTGCGACTTTCACCCCGATTGTACACTTCCACATCGATGTACATCGGATCATCTTCCCACTGTCCGGTCTGATTATTCTTTTTGCGATTTCCGACTGCCAGGCTCATCTTCGCAACCTTCCCACCATTGTTGAAGGTTTTGATTTCAGGATCGCGGGTGAGCCGGCCAATCAAAATCACTTTATTGAGATCCGCCATCGCTATTCTCGCTCGGAGAGAGATTCCATTCAACGGTTGGGAATGCATCGACCGAAGAAAACCGGCCCCTGCACTCTTTTTCCCAATCCAGTCTACCCTGATCCTCTGTACCGATGCAAGCTTGGTAGCGTGACCACTCATCGCGGGGAAAACCCGCGATTACTTGCCTTCGGCGTCGCCAACTGGGCGGCGGCTGCGGCGTGGCGGGGAGTCCATGCGCATTTCGTCTTCCCCGTCGATCGACTCATCGGTCATGGTTCGCAGCGCGAATTCGCGTTCGTTGCGGGCCACGGCCAGCATCGCTTCTTCGTGCTTCGGATCGATCTTGACGGTCATAAATCGAATCACGAGTTCCGCGTTCAGCTTCAGATCGCGCTCGAATTCTTTGACCTTGAGCGAATCCATTCGGAAATCGAGCAGGTAATACAGTGCCTTCTTTTGACCATCGATGGGATACGCCAATCGACGATCGTCCCACACGCGGGAGGCCATCACTTCTGCTTGTTGCTTTTCGAGTGAACTGTGCAGAAACGTCTTGGCCGCTTCCAATTGTTCCGAACCGGCTGTCTTGTTCGAATCGAGCAAGATCAAGCATTCGTAGAGATTCACTGGCATGGATTCAAATTCCCTTGAAAAGTCGTCTACCCTGGTTTGCTTGCCTCGCCACCCGATGAAGGTTCTGGGTGAGATCCTTCGGTGGGTTTCGCAGCCGATCGTTTGGGTGCGGAGTCGGATCGCGGCTTTTTCGGCTCACTACTCCCGGCACCATTCACGCGATTCATGCAGGCTTCGATCCCATCACGCGCCCAAACCAACACCCCTTGGGCCGCCTGCGCGATCGAATCCTCGATTAATCCCTTTTCAGCGGCACGAAATCGACTCAGCACAAACTCGGCGGCGTCGATCATTCCGCGATCACCGATTCCAATTCGCAGTCGGGGATATTCGATTGTCCCCAACTGCTCTTGGATATTCCGAAGACCGTTTTGTCCGCCGTGTGTCCCTTGCGCACGTGCCCGCAGCTTTCCCAGTGGTAGCGACAAATCATCGCATAGCACGAGCAACGATTCCGGCGTTAGTTTATAAAAGTCCAGAATTTGCCGAACCGCTCGGCCCGACAAATTCATGAACGTCTCGGGCTTCACCAGCAAAAGCGTTTCGCTTCCTTCGATGATTTCCAGCACCTGAGACTGAAACCGCGAGCGAAACGCCCCGGCACTGGCTTGTGCCAGGTAGTCGATCACATCGAACCCGACATTGTGCCGAGTGCCTGCGTATTTGGCCCCTGGATTTCCGAGACCGACCACGACTTTCATTTCGCTCGCACCTCGCTGGCCACCCAACGCGGAGGTTCGGAAATCGCCGATATGGGCGTTCCATCCACGGCCATTGGGTGATCGGGCGTGGATTATTCGTCGGCGTCAGCCTTCTTCTTTTCCTTGACGATCACTTCGGGTTCCGCCCCGGTGCCGGTCTCGGCAGCGGCGAGTTCATCCTTGGCGGCAACCACTTGCACCACCACGGCATCGGCGTCTTCCAACACTTTGACGCCAGCGGGGATGGTCAATTCCTTGACGTGGATTGCTTGGCCCAATTGCAACTTGCTGATATCGACGCGGATCGAATCCGGCACGCTCAGCGCGGGGCATTCCACATGCAATTCGTGCAGGGGTTGATCGAGCACACCCGCGCCGCTGAGGGCACCGGGGGCCATCCCCTTGAGTTCGACGACGACTTTGACTTCGATGCGTTCATCGGCCGAGACTCGGTAGAAATCGATGTGCACGATTTCTTTGCCGAGGTAGTCCCATTGCAATTCGCGGATGAGGACTTTTTCGGTCTTTTCCGGCAGTTGCACGTCCAGAACGCGGGCGTGCTGCTTCATGACGGTTTCGAAATCTTCGGCGGAGATGACGAGGGATTGGGTCGCTTCCTTATGTCCGTAGAGGACAGCCGGAATCTTGCCCTGCTTCCGCAGATGACGAGAGTTTCGGGTTCCGGACCCGCTACGAGGTTCAGCCTTCAGAATCACACTCTCGGCCATAATCCCACGCTCCGCTTCCGTAGCTATTCTGCCGTTGTGTCGTCCCACAAAATACCATCGAGCAGCGAACGGATTCGCTGCCCATCCTCGGGTTCGACATCTCTGAATAGGGTGTGATTATGGCAGGCGTTCGCACTGGCGACAAGGGCGCGCCGTCAATTCCCGCGAATTTTACTTGCAAGATCCGATTTTTCTTGTTCTCGTGAGCGGCATGCCCTTTCCGGTTGGGGCGTTCCTTGGTATGGTAGAATTTTCGGGTTGGACGCACCACTGCGCGGGAGATGGGACGATGGCCGAACGGATTAGTCGGAAGGTTCGCTTCCGGATGAATCGGCACGACATGCGAGTGTCACGAATCGAAAATGGCAAGCTGAAGCGTAAGGAACGTGCGCGTCGGCATTTGCGACTGAAATCGCTGCTGAGCCAAGGCTCGCTGCCCTACACGCCGACCGTGATGAGCTGGCTGAGCGCGGAACTCGACAAGCCCAGCACGCAGATCACCGCCGAAGATGTGCAAGCCTTCCTGGCCAAAGCCTAAGTGGGTTGTGGGAGGGGTAATTTACCCTTCCCAATCCGTTTGGGGGCGATTTCCAGATTTCGGCCGGCAGATTTCGCAGTAGGCGAACGGTCGTGGAAAAATTGGAATCCGTCCCCACAGCCAATGCCATCCCCAGCGACGAATCACCGCCGGGCGGGTACAAAAACTACATCGAATCACGCGCCCATCCGGGTGGTAGTGAATCGACTCCTCACGATGCGCGGCATGGGCTTCCATTCGCTTGGTTGAAATGCCTCGACGCTTCAACTCCAATTCCACCATTTCAATTGCTTCGGGAATCATCTCAGATCGATAAACTGTAATTCGATCGAGCAGATCTTCCGTCTCCGCGTTTCGGATATTGGCTGCCACCCGTTCCGGATCATACTGCATTCCATTCTCCGATTCGCATCTGACGGTTGGTCGCGGGTCTGGTGGGATTCTTCGTGATGATTATGCCGAGATTCGTCGAGTTTGGGAACTCCCGAATCGCGGGAAGCGTCCCAAGAGTGTGGAAGCGAGCAGTCGGGACCGAAACCGGATTTCGGGAACTCCGAATTTGACGCCGCTTCATCCAACGGCGTAAGATGGGATTTATTCTGGATCGCTGACCCATGATGGAAGTCGTTCCCATTCACCCCACGGGCGACCTTCATCGCGATCGTCCACTACCCACAAGATGCGGGGTCCAATCCAGGCTTGCAGGAGATTCGCACGATGGCGCACCGATCGGAAGGAACGCCTCTCCCCACCGGGCGTTGGCGTTGGCTGACCCCGGTATTGGGGCTGGCCGTGATTCTGGGGAGCACTGCGAGCGTCGCAGCGCAGTCCAAAGTCCCTGTGTCTCCCCAAACACAGAAAATCAACGAACTGCTCAACAAAGGCTGGGAAGATAACGAGTTAAAGCCATCTCGGCGAACGACGGATTATGAATTCATCCGCCGCGTCTTTTTGGACCTCCTGGGCCGCATCCCGACTCCGGAAGAAATTCGCGATTTCGTGGACAACGGTGCCGCTGGCTCGCATGCCAAGCGCATCATGCTGGTGCGTCGCCTGCTGAATGAAACGAAGTACCAGCCGAAAGTGGCCGGCCGCCCCATCAATATTAATGGCAAGAAGGGGGATGATGCCCGCTTCTTGGAATTCAACTATGTCGCCGAACATGCGGAACATATGGCCGACATTTGGTCGGTCCAGTTGCTGACGCGATCGGCACCGGCGCAAGCCCGCACCGAACTTCATCGCTGGTTGGTGAAGGAATTCAAGAACAACACGCCGCACGATGAATTTGTCACCAAGTTGATCACGGCGACGGGCAAGAGCGATCAAAACCCGGCCGTGTTCTTCGTGATTCAACACCTGGGCGACAAAGTCCCCACGGGCATGGAAGAAGAGGAAGGGGTCTATGATGCGGTCCCCATTACCTCGCGGACGACTCGTCTGTTCCTGGGTCTGCAAACGCAATGCACGCAATGCCATGACCATCCGTTCAACCCGGATTGGCGGCAAGATAACTTCTGGGGCGTGAATGCGTTCTATCGCCAAGTGCTGCGTGATCCCCCAGCGATGGGCCAAAACAACGCCAACAATCAAGCGGTGACGGTGATCGAACTGAAAGACGATCGCTCGAAGAATCCCACCGCGTCGGTCTTCTTTGAACGCCGCAGCGGTTTGCTGCAACAAGTCAAAGCGACGTTCTTGAAGGACATCAACGCCGAAGAATCGAAGCTCGATAAGACGGTTCCGCTGGTCGGCAAGAAGACGCGCCGCGAAGTGCTGGCCGACTATGTTGTCAAGCACGACAACTTCTCGCAAGCCTACGCCAACCGCGTTTGGGCCATGCTGTTCGGTCGCGGTCTGAACGAGCAATCGGCATTCGACGATTTCGGCGAACACAACAAAGTCGTCCATCCGGAATTGTTGGCCGAACTCGGTCGCGCCTTCAAGGAATACCGCTTCGACCATCGGCAGTTGCTGGAATGGATCTGCACCAGCGACGCCTACAGCCTCAGCTATGTGGCGACGAAGAAAGTCAACGACGCTCCGGAAGCCGAACCGTTCTTCTCGCGCATGCCGCTGAAGTCGATGTCGCCGGAGCAACTGTACCGCTCGATCATGACGGCCACGCGGATCGATTTTGACCTCAATCAAAACGCCCGCGAAGAAAAGCGCGAAGCCTGGCTGCGAAAGCTGGTGCGAAACTTCGGGGATGATGAAGGCAACGAAACCAACTTCAACGGCACGGTCATTCAAGCCCTGCTGCTGATGAACGGGCCGGAAATCCAAGAAGAACTCACCCGCCCGGGCAAGAACGCCGTTCAACAAGCGGTCGATCGCGGTCTGAAGGCTCCGGGTTCCGCCGCGGCCAAGGAACGGGCGATTATGAACGAACTGTTCATGATGGCCCTGTCCCGACCGATCAGCGATACCAAGATGAACGTCCAAGTGGGCAAGGTGACGCGATCGTTGAGCGAATACGATCAAGTGTCCGCCGAACTCACCCGGGCGAAACTGGCCGCTGGAGCCACCGGACTGAATGGCAATACCATGTATTACCACTTCTTCCAGGATTTGCTCTGGGCATTGCTCAACACCAACGAGTTCATTCTAAACCATTGATCCTGATTGGTTTGTGACTCAACCCGCGCCGGGGAGTAGCTCGTCTGCTCCCCGGCTGCGTTTTTAGGTGGCTGATTTTTTCAGCCGGCCGTTGCTTTTCCCATCCGCAATCGGTTATGAATAACCTTGTGTGTCGGTCAGTCTACCACTGGTGCCGATTGTACCGACACAATCGATGGCAACACTTCTTTTCCCTACGCGGGAGATTGCATTCATGATGAAGCTAATCGGTGGGATCGTCCTGGGCGTCGTGGCGTTGGCGGGCTCGGCGGTTGCGCTGTATCCCGAAGCATTGACCCCGTTTATCTGCGAAGATTACTCGCAAGCGACCTGCTCCTCGTCGGGCTGCTCGTCGGCAGTGAGCACCTGCTCCTCGGCCTCGTCGCCGTGCATGGCAGGCATGAATTTCTCGTGCTGCAGCGAAATGGAATCGGGCTCGGCCAGCAGCAATGACGTGCTGTACTATTGCCCGATGACCAATTCGTACCTGCCGGAATCGTGCTGCATCGAACTCGATGGCCAAACGATCTGCCTGGCCACCGGCGATGTCGTTCCCAGCGATTGCTGCGTGAAGGTCGAAGCCGCCAAGTAATCCCGCGCGTCCCGCCCCCAAATCGGCGGACCGCCCTGGAATTGTCCATCACCGTGAATGGTTGCCCCGTCTCGGCCTCGGCGATTGGATTCGCTCGGGGCCGATGTCGTTTTCACCTCCTGAACGCACCCGCGCTCGGCTCCCAACTCGATGCTCCACAGGACGAATCACCAAACGGAGAGCCGTCCGGAGTTTCTGCGGTTCTCGTCGCGTTTCCTGGATGGATGATTGACATTCGCACGGTCGGCGGATACCACCAATGCTACCGAACTTGCTCTCGCCGGATGCCTACTCTCCTGTTCGTCTTGCCTTCCCTGCTTCGATCGAGGAACCATCATGTCGGCGATCCATCATCCTCTGGAACCGCTCACCGCTGCCGAGGTCCAGCACGCCGTGCAACTGCTGCGGGAGGCGGGCCATCTGAGCCCCACCACGCGAATCGTCTCCATCAGCTTGCACGAACCGGCCAAATCGCTGGTGCATGGCTTTGACGGTGTCACGTTCCCCGACCGAGAAGCGTTCGCCGTTTTATTCGACAATGGAACCAATACGGCCAGCGAAATCCTGCTGTCGCTGAATCGCTCGCAAGTTCGTGAAGCCCGCGCCGTCCCCGGCGTGCAGCCGACCATGACCATCGATGAGCAGACCGAATGCGAACAGGCGGTGCTCAACAGCGAGGTATTTCGGGCCGCCCTGGAGAAGCACACGGGCATCCGCGATACCCGCCGCGTGATGGTTGATATTTGGAGCGTCGGCTATTACGGCAACCCCGAAGAAGCCAACCGCCGACTCGCCCGCCCGCTCTGCTTTCTGCGCGAGGATCCCACCGATAACGGCTACGCCAAGCCGATTGAGGGACTGCGGCCAGTCGTCGATCTGAACACGATGGAAGTGATCCGCGTCGAAGAATATGGCCATTGGCCGCTGCCGCCGGAATCGGGGAATTACTTCGCGGATCGGGTACCGAATCAACGCACAGATATCCGCCCGTTGGAAATTACGCAGCCCGAAGGACCGAG
This DNA window, taken from Tuwongella immobilis, encodes the following:
- the rplI gene encoding 50S ribosomal protein L9; this encodes MAKVKKRNQVRKGTHGGMQLVLIEDVMHLGRQGDLVEVKPGYGRNFLLPNSLAVVPSEHNIRLLEQYKIKIRKDREARIADLKALAEQIKKNSITISEKAVDGEHLYGSVTSADIAKALKARNLLVETEMVRLTDPIKECGIYEVSLILGYDLDGVTPIESKVQLAVLPDVSGK
- the ssb gene encoding single-stranded DNA-binding protein; this encodes MADLNKVILIGRLTRDPEIKTFNNGGKVAKMSLAVGNRKKNNQTGQWEDDPMYIDVEVYNRGESRTVDLIEERLVKGSQVCFEGKLILDKWDDRNTGEKRSKHKIVADSVIFLEPRRDGGMGGASGGDTEFGAPAAPPARSGGGRSSGPRSSGGNSRPTPTFADDDANRGNDDDIPF
- the rpsF gene encoding 30S ribosomal protein S6, with the protein product MPVNLYECLILLDSNKTAGSEQLEAAKTFLHSSLEKQQAEVMASRVWDDRRLAYPIDGQKKALYYLLDFRMDSLKVKEFERDLKLNAELVIRFMTVKIDPKHEEAMLAVARNEREFALRTMTDESIDGEDEMRMDSPPRRSRRPVGDAEGK
- the pth gene encoding aminoacyl-tRNA hydrolase, yielding MKVVVGLGNPGAKYAGTRHNVGFDVIDYLAQASAGAFRSRFQSQVLEIIEGSETLLLVKPETFMNLSGRAVRQILDFYKLTPESLLVLCDDLSLPLGKLRARAQGTHGGQNGLRNIQEQLGTIEYPRLRIGIGDRGMIDAAEFVLSRFRAAEKGLIEDSIAQAAQGVLVWARDGIEACMNRVNGAGSSEPKKPRSDSAPKRSAAKPTEGSHPEPSSGGEASKPG
- a CDS encoding 50S ribosomal protein L25: MAESVILKAEPRSGSGTRNSRHLRKQGKIPAVLYGHKEATQSLVISAEDFETVMKQHARVLDVQLPEKTEKVLIRELQWDYLGKEIVHIDFYRVSADERIEVKVVVELKGMAPGALSGAGVLDQPLHELHVECPALSVPDSIRVDISKLQLGQAIHVKELTIPAGVKVLEDADAVVVQVVAAKDELAAAETGTGAEPEVIVKEKKKADADE
- a CDS encoding DUF1549 domain-containing protein, with amino-acid sequence MAHRSEGTPLPTGRWRWLTPVLGLAVILGSTASVAAQSKVPVSPQTQKINELLNKGWEDNELKPSRRTTDYEFIRRVFLDLLGRIPTPEEIRDFVDNGAAGSHAKRIMLVRRLLNETKYQPKVAGRPININGKKGDDARFLEFNYVAEHAEHMADIWSVQLLTRSAPAQARTELHRWLVKEFKNNTPHDEFVTKLITATGKSDQNPAVFFVIQHLGDKVPTGMEEEEGVYDAVPITSRTTRLFLGLQTQCTQCHDHPFNPDWRQDNFWGVNAFYRQVLRDPPAMGQNNANNQAVTVIELKDDRSKNPTASVFFERRSGLLQQVKATFLKDINAEESKLDKTVPLVGKKTRREVLADYVVKHDNFSQAYANRVWAMLFGRGLNEQSAFDDFGEHNKVVHPELLAELGRAFKEYRFDHRQLLEWICTSDAYSLSYVATKKVNDAPEAEPFFSRMPLKSMSPEQLYRSIMTATRIDFDLNQNAREEKREAWLRKLVRNFGDDEGNETNFNGTVIQALLLMNGPEIQEELTRPGKNAVQQAVDRGLKAPGSAAAKERAIMNELFMMALSRPISDTKMNVQVGKVTRSLSEYDQVSAELTRAKLAAGATGLNGNTMYYHFFQDLLWALLNTNEFILNH